From Lolium perenne isolate Kyuss_39 chromosome 5, Kyuss_2.0, whole genome shotgun sequence, a single genomic window includes:
- the LOC127300353 gene encoding endoribonuclease Dicer homolog 3a has product MRPGLMIASYELGDSSMAEAEARAEATRFTAGGEAAAAVSDVNMNPLKRSSESESSAHEDEPDTQKRHKKGFTPRGYQLDVCEVAKKRNTIAMLDTGAGKTMIAVMLMKAFAREIDRSKDDWKITIFLAPNVQLVEQQCKVIKTHTDFEVGLYCGATRADQWGGDRWREQVSKHQVMVMIPDVLLNALRKAFFSLDMVNLMIFDECHNATGSHPYSMIMKEFYHHSEYKPKVFGMTASPVIKKGVSSDLDCEVQFSELEKLLNAKIYTVADREEIELCAPPPEYLKIYYDQRTVSFNDLSEELALLHSKYDALITALQNKPNYQNEEAYAIAKESRKCISNYSAKILYCLDDVGLLCASEATKIYRGWLKVSDATNIQSAPNSSFLHAEISALYPKFFEAVSHVLDLATSSHPGSDVLLNSESGCVEARNMGYISPKLYELIQIFNSFSNSDHVRCLVFVDRKITARVIERTMKKIGQLSHLTFSFLTGGSSSVDSLTPKMQKDTLDSFRSGKVNILFTTDVAEEGIDVPDCSCVVKFDLPKTTRSFVQSCGRARQKASQYILMIERGNVKQDNLVYTISRSKTSMDETALNRESKDLLPRFFPVNDTNEYIVGTTGAKVTAASSIAVVVEYCNKLPKNKYYTTRPLFESIAHSDGFECVLTLPSSDVLPPLRGPKARSKKAAKQLVCFDACKKLHQLGVLDESLRPCVVKPLPLPGISKKATAHSSSDGVGTTKRKELHGTTGVRALYGTWALEKNVVKLQGYRLKFSCNQVGQRYSDFVLLVDATLEIEGDNLDIDLYLHDKMVKASVAPCGLLELGVQQMEQAKLFQALMFNSLFGKLFTGSKSSSILREFIFNKNDAFIWNVAKMYLILPIDPTLKPHDNFCINWRVIDEAATTVKLMKKIYSGDKMNNFEQNDTELIHLANISCEAHALRNVVVLAVHTGRIYTAIHAVDLSANSTFDGVSDKKETKFHTFTEYFENTHGIVLRHPSQPLLAVKPNHKPHNLLSSKFNEGNHAKTNGDTSHVNTGDSCVHMPPELLIPLNLSEDILRAFYLFPSLMHRIETLMLASQLRSEISYDDSNISSFLILEAITTLRCSEDFSMERLELLGDSVLKYAVSCHLFLESPDKDEGHLSSSRAAIISNAALYGLGMERKIQGYVRDAAFDPRRWLAPGQLSIRPVPCNCSVDSEVVTQDIHVVEDTPIVKIGQACDKGHRWICSKTISDCVEAVIGAYYVGGGLRAAVAVLKWLGVDAEIEEELIFHTILSAPVKNYLPKIGVIGMLEAKLGYTFSSKGLLLEALTHPSERELAERYTYQRLEFLGDAVLDILITRHLFNSHENTDEGELTDLRSASVNNENFAQVAVKHKLHHFLQHSCRSLADQITEYENSLENSSMEKIQLLSDAALRGPKVLGDIVESIAGAILVDAKLDLDVVWDAFRPLLSPIITPANLELPPFRELLELCSKNGYFLETNFTYGEKIEATLLVQLREKLIVRRSCGKSKKDAKAHAASKLLEDLEKEGLLIPKNAGRMQQLQKQHGGTASRCNNVFDAMDTQPPTPTSGKKSDASKIIASLDKPVHVPVNTSRGGPRAALQGGLLIPKNASRNEQLQKQGGTADLCNLFDAMDTQLPTTTNGKTSSGSKIVASLDKPVNVLVKTSKGGPRAALYEFCQKLQWPVPYFNSVKVEPSCAKATPQGFSFASTVILSIPNSDVISLTGDSFADKKSTMDSAALLMLQELQRRGRLQVQEA; this is encoded by the exons ATGCGTCCTGGCTTGATGATTGCCTCGTACGAGTTGGGAGATTCATCCATGGCTGAAGCGGAAGCGAGAGCGGAGGCCACCCGTTTCACGGCCGGCggcgaggccgccgccgccgtctctgATG TTAACATGAACCCTCTGAAGAGGTCGTCGGAGTCGGAGTCATCTGCCCACGAAGATGAACCAGACACGCAGAAGAGGCACAAGAAAGGCTTCACTCCAAGAGG GTACCAGCTCGATGTCTGCGAGGTTGCCAAGAAGCGAAACACCATCGCGATGCTTGACACGGGAGCCGGGAAGACGATGATCGCCGTAATGCTCATGAAAGCTTTTGCGAGGGAGATCGACAGATCCAAGGACGATTGGAAGATCACCATTTTCCTTGCACCAAATGTTCAGCTTGTGGAACAG CAATGCAAGGTGATTAAAACCCACACAGATTTCGAAGTGGGACTCTATTGTGGTGCGACGAGGGCCGATCAGTGGGGGGGTGATAGGTGGAGGGAACAAGTATCGAAACATCAG GTCATGGTGATGATACCAGATGTGTTGCTAAACGCTTTACGCAAAGCTTTCTTCAGCTTGGACATGGTTAATCTTATGATATTCGATGAGTGTCATAATGCAACTGGCAGTCACCCTTATTCGATGATAATGAAG GAGTTCTATCACCACTCTGAATATAAGCCGAAGGTGTTCGGTATGACGGCATCACCTGTTataaaaaaag GTGTCTCTTCTGATTTGGATTGTGAAGTTCAGTTCTCTGAACTGGAAAAGCTTCTAAATGCGAAG ATCTACACAGTGGCTGATAGAGAAGAGATAGAGCTTTGTGCCCCTCCCCCAGAATATTTGAAAATATACTATGACCAGAGAACCGTTTCTTTCAATGATTTGAGTGAAGAGTTGGCACTTCTGCATTCCAAG TATGATGCATTAATAACAGCTTTGCAGAATAAACCAAACTACCAGAATGAAGAAGCGTATGCAATAGCAAAAGAATCACGAAAGTGCATATCTAATTATTCAGCAAAAATCTTGTATTGCCTCGACGATGTTGGTCTTCTTTGTGCTAGTGAG GCCACCAAAATCTACAGAGGTTGGCTGAAAGTTTCTGATGCCACAAATATTCAAAGTGCTCCAAATAGTTCATTCCTGCATGCAGAAATCTCAGCCCTTTATCCGAAGTTCTTCGAGGCAGTGTCACATGTGTTAGACCTTGCTACTAGCTCCCACCCAG GTAGCGATGTGCTTCTAAATTCTGAGAGTGGATGTGTGGAAGCAAGAAATATGGGTTATATTTCACCAAAGCTTTATGAACTCATCCAAATCTTTAACTCTTTCAG TAACTCTGACCATGTCCGATGCCTCGTTTTTGTGGACCGAAAGATCACTGCTAGAGTTATCGAACGGACAATGAAGAAAATTGGACAACTCTCACATCTTACATTTTCTTTTCTTACTGGAGGGAGTTCTTCGGTGGATTCTCTGACCCCTAAAATGCAAAAGGACACACTGGATTCGTTTCGCTCCGGAAAG GTGAACATACTATTTACTACAGACGTTGCAGAAGAGGGTATCGATGTCCCAGACTGTTCATGTGTAGTAAAATTTGATTTGCCGAAGACAACACGTAGTTTTGTGCAGTCATGTGGACGAGCACGCCAGAAGGCTTCTCAGTACATACTAATGATTGAGCG GGGAAATGTGAAACAAGATAATTTGGTATATACCATTTCGAGAAGCAAGACCTCCATGGATGAGACTGCTTTGAACAGAGAGTCCAAGGATCTACTCCCTCGTTTCTTCCCTGTTaatgatacaaatgaatacattgtAGGCACAACAGGCGCAAAAGTAACTGCCGCGTCTAGTATTGCCGTTGTCGTTGAATACTGTAACAAGCTTCCAAAGAACAA GTACTACACCACAAGACCTTTGTTTGAGTCCATCGCTCATAGTGATGGTTTTGAATGTGTATTAACACTACCATCTAGTGATGTATTGCCACCTTTGCGGGGTCCAAAAGCAAGAAGCAAGAAGGCGGCAAAACAGCTCGTTTGTTTTGATGCATGCAAGAAGCTCCATCAACTGGGAGTACTTGATGAGTCCCTTCGTCCATGTGTTGTTAAGCCACTGCCACTGCCAGGAATTTCGAAAAAAGCAACCGCTCACTCATCTAGTGATGGTGTTG GTACAACCAAACGAAAGGAGCTTCATGGTACAACTGGAGTGCGTGCCTTGTATGGTACCTGGGCACTCGAGAAGAATGTTGTTAAGCTTCAAGGCTATAGATTGAAATTTTCTTGCAATCAAGTTGGCCAGAGATACTCTGATTTTGTTCTGCTGGTTGATGCAACTCTAGAAATTGAAGGTGATAATTTGGATATTGATCTGTATCTTCATGACAAGATGGTAAAAGCTTCAGTCGCTCCTTGCGGCCTTCTTGAGTTGGGTGTTCAACAG ATGGAGCAAGCAAAGCTATTTCAAGCGCTTATGTTCAACAGTTTGTTCGGGAAGTTGTTTACTGGATCAAAATCGTCAAGCATTCTGAGGGAGTTTATTTTCAATAAAAATGATGCATTTATCTGGAATGTTGCAAAAATGTATCTCATTTTACCTATTGATCCTACCCTGAAGCCTCATGACAATTTTTGCATTAACTGGAGAGTGATCGATGAAGCTGCTACAACTGTCAAACTAATGAAAAAGATATATTCTGGAGACAAAATGAATAATTTCGAGCAAAACGATACAGAACTAATTCATTTAGCTAACATCTCATGTGAGGCTCATGCTCTTAGAAATGTGGTGGTGCTTGCAGTTCACACAGGGAGGATATATACTGCTATTCATGCTGTTGATTTATCTGCCAATAGCACATTTGATGGTGTATCAGACAAGAAAGAAACAAAGTTCCACACATTCACAGAATACTTTGAAAATAC GCATGGGATAGTTCTTCGTCATCCTTCACAGCCATTACTAGCGGTGAAACCAAATCATAAACCTCATAACCTTCTTTCCTCAAAGTTCAATGAAG GTAACCATGCGAAGACAAATGGTGACACATCACATGTAAATACTGGGGACAGCTGTGTTCACATGCCCCCAGAGTTGCTAATTCCCCTTAATTTATCTGAGGACATTTTAAGAGCATTTTATTTGTTCCCCTCTTTGATGCATCGTATAGAGACATTAATGCTAGCCAGTCAACTAAGAAGTGAAATTTCATATGACGATTCAAATATATCCAGCTTTCTG ATTCTAGAAGCTATTACAACACTTCGATGCTCTGAAGACTTCTCAATGGAGCGCCTAGAATTATTGGGAGATTCTGTGCTAAAGTACGCCGTGAGTTGTCACCTTTTCCTGGAATCTCCTGATAAGGACGAGGGGCATTTATCATCCAGTAGGGCTGCTATAATATCCAATGCTGCACTTTATGGGCTTGGAATGGAACGCAAAATACAG GGGTACGTACGTGATGCTGCATTTGATCCTCGCCGATGGCTTGCACCAGGACAGCTCTCAATTCGCCCCGTTCCTTGTAATTGCTCGGTAGATTCTGAGGTTGTAACTCAGGATATTCATGTTGTTGAGGACACGCCTATTGTTAAGATAGGCCAGGCTTGTGACAAGGGACATAGATGGATCTGTTCCAAAACGATTTCTGATTGTGTTGAAGCCGTAATCGGTGCATATTATGTAGGAGGTGGCTTAAGAGCAGCTGTGGCTGTTCTCAAATGGCTGGGTGTTGATGCTGAAATTGAGGAAGAATTGATTTTCCATACCATCTTGAGTGCTCCTGTGAAGAATTATCTTCCGAAAATTGGTGTAATTGGAATGCTTGAAGCAAAACTAGGCTATACTTTTTCATCGAAAGGTCTTCTGCTAGAAGCTCTTACCCACCCATCAGAGCGTGAATTGGCAGAAAGATACACCTACCAG CGTCTCGAGTTCCTTGGTGATGCTGTGTTGGATATCCTCATAACACGGCATCTTTTCAATAGTCATGAAAACACCGATGAGGGGGAGCTGACAGATTTACGGTCTGCATCAGTAAACAATGAAAATTTTGCGCAAGTCGCAGTAAAGCATAAGCTCCATCATTTTCTTCAGCATTCTTGCAGGAGTTTAGCAGACCAAATTACTGAATATGAGAATAGTTTGGAAAATTCTTCCATGGAAAAAATACAACTTTTATCAGATGCAGCATTAAGAGGGCCTAAA GTTCTAGGTGATATCGTTGAAAGTATTGCAGGTGCGATTCTTGTAGATGCCAAACTTGATTTGGATGTAGTTTGGGATGCTTTCAGACCTCTTCTTTCCCCGATTATCACGCCTGCGAACCTGGAGCTACCTCCTTTCAGAGAGCTTCTTGAATTGTGCAGCAAAAATGGATACTTCCTAGAAACTAACTTTACATATGGAGAGAAAATTGAGGCTACTCTGCTAGTCCAGCTCAGGGAGAAACTCATTGTCAGGCGAAGTTGTGGCAAGAGCAAAAAAGATGCTAAAGCGCATGCAGCTTCCAAGTTACTCGAGGACCTTGAG AAAGAAGGACTTCTAATCCCCAAGAATGCAGGCAGGATGCAACAATTACAGAAGCAACATGGTGGTACTGCAAGTCGTTGCAACAACGTGTTTGATGCAATGGATACACAGCCTCCAACACCAACCAGCGGAAAAAAGTCAGATGCTTCAAAGATAATTGCTAGCCTTGATAAACCAG TGCACGTGCCTGTGAACACGAGTAGAGGAGGACCTCGTGCAGCGCTGCAGGGAGGACTTCTAATCCCCAAGAATGCAAGCAGGAATGAACAATTACAGAAGCAAGGTGGCACTGCAGATCTTTGTAACTTGTTCGACGCAATGGATACACAGCTTCCAACAACAACCAACGGAAAGACATCATCTGGTTCGAAGATAGTTGCTAGCCTTGATAAACCAG TAAACGTGCTGGTGAAAACGAGTAAAGGAGGACCTCGTGCAGCGCTGTATGAGTTCTGCCAAAAGTTACAATGGCCAGTGCCTTATTTTAATTCTGTGAAAGTAGAACCAAG CTGTGCGAAGGCTACACCACAAGGGTTCTCCTTTGCTTCAACGGTAATATTAAGCATACCAAATAGTGATGTGATCAGCCTCACAGGAGACAGTTTCGCGGATAAGAAGAGCACGATGGATTCCGCTGCACTGCTCATGCTCCAGGAGCTTCAGCGGCGGGGTAGACTGCAAGTCCAGGAGGCATGA
- the LOC127300354 gene encoding protein CLMP1 gives MGKSGARKKKPSPPAAAAPTATATAKSPPVAAEQKAPPSAPPAANGAAPHELPLAPAVLLRSAHELKEEGNRLFQSRDYPGALRQYELALRLAPRGHPDRAVFHSNRAACLLQLRPVDHRAVADECSLALQAEPRFPRALLRRARALDALGRYDLALADTLALLALDPDHRDALDLAHRLRSRISSSTSTHEPTSRPSPAALGASAVVAGLGPSLPSRPFPKKQSPPSPPPAQQQQPTPAMSKFNPSPAPKLVPFSNSPSSSAKASAADISQKTVPALSVPSSQPATRTALIDRKVVTRWRPLKLVYGHDIRLGQMPEKCTFQTLREVVAKRFPSSKAVLMKYKDADGDLVTITCTAELRLAEASGVGAGVTEGDNKLPTLRLHVVEVSPEQEPALPTEEIKLEEEEEEGELLVAAEDSSSHTSAEVTNAEVAKPDLENGVAEQSTLAGKKDCGHSECKEAEIDDWLLQFAELFRNQVGIDADAHLDLHELGMELCSEALEETVTSEEAQSLFEMAAAKFQEVAALALFNWGNVHMCAARKRIPLDESSPKEIMSAQLRTAYDWVRERYALAGHKYEESLKIKQDFYEGLLALGQQHFETAKLHWSFALADKVDLSVWDSSETFKLFDSAEEKMRAATDMWEKVEEQRMLDLKTPGASDKDEVLKKRRKQHSADGQGELTPDEAAEQAAVMRQQIHLFWGNMLFERSQVEFKLSVGDWKKNLDASVERFKLAGASESDISTVLKNHFSNTVSESGEKNVAPSGTESSQTSENIDDESVVES, from the coding sequence ATGGGCAAGTCCGGCGCCCGAAAGAAGAAGCCGtcccctcccgccgccgccgcccccaccgccaccgccaccgccaaatCGCCTCCGGTCGCAGCCGAGCAGAAGGCTCCGCCGTCCGCGCCCCCCGCAGCGAACGGGGCGGCGCCGCACGAGCTCCCGTTGGCCCCGGCCGTGCTCCTGCGCAGCGCGCACGAGCTCAAGGAGGAGGGCAACCGCCTCTTCCAGTCGCGCGACTACCCGGGCGCGCTGCGCCAGTACGAGCTCGCGCTCCGCCTCGCCCCGCGCGGCCACCCCGACCGCGCCGTCTTCCACAGCAACCGCGCCGCCTGCCTCCTCCAGCTCCGCCCCGTCGACCACAGGGCCGTCGCCGACGAGTGCTCCCTCGCGCTCCAGGCCGAGCCGCGCTTCCCGCGGGCGCTCCTCCGCCGCGCCCGCGCGCTCGACGCCCTCGGCCGCTACGACCTCGCGCTCGCCGACACCCTCGCGCTCCTCGCCCTCGACCCCGACCACCGCGACGCCCTCGACCTCGCCCACCGCCTACGCTCCCGcatctcctcctccacctccacccacGAGCCCACCAGCCGcccctcccccgccgccctcggcgCCTCCGCCGTCGTGGCCGGCCTCGGCCCATCCCTCCCCTCCCGCCCCTTTCCCAAGAAACAATCGCCTCCCTCACCTCCACccgcgcagcagcagcagccaacTCCAGCGATGTCCAAATTTAATCCCTCGCCAGCGCCCAAGCTGGTGCCTTTCTCCAACTCCCCGTCATCCTCTGCCAAGGCTTCAGCTGCCGACATTTCCCAGAAGACCGTGCCGGCACTCTCAGTGCCCTCATCCCAACCAGCGACGCGGACGGCACTCATCGACAGGAAGGTTGTGACCAGATGGAGGCCTCTCAAGCTGGTGTATggccatgacattaggcttgggcAGATGCCAGAAAAATGCACCTTTCAGACGCTCCGGGAAGTCGTGGCGAAGCGCTTCCCATCATCCAAGGCTGTGTTGATGAAGTACAAAGATGCCGACGGGGATCTAGTTACCATCACTTGCACGGCAGAGCTCCGGTTGGCCGAGGCTTCTGGTGTTGGCGCCGGTGTAACAGAAGGTGATAATAAGCTTCCTACCTTGAGGCTGCACGTTGTTGAAGTAAGCCCAGAGCAGGAGCCTGCTCTGCCAACAGAAGAGATCAagctagaggaggaggaggaggagggagagtTGTTGGTCGCCGCTGAAGATAGCTCTTCACATACTTCTGCAGAGGTGACCAATGCCGAGGTGGCAAAGCCAGATCTGGAGAACGGGGTTGCTGAACAGAGCACTCTGGCAGGGAAGAAAGATTGTGGCCATTCTGAGTGCAAGGAAGCTGAGATTGATGATTGGCTGCTTCAGTTTGCAGAGCTGTTCCGAAACCAGGTTGGGATCGATGCTGATGCGCATCTGGACCTTCATGAACTGGGAATGGAGCTGTGTTCCGAAGCGCTCGAGGAAACCGTGACCAGCGAGGAGGCCCAATCCCTTTTTGAGATGGCTGCAGCGAAATTCCAGGAGGTCGCCGCCTTGGCATTGTTTAACTGGGGAAATGTGCATATGTGCGCAGCAAGGAAGCGCATCCCTCTTGATGAATCTTCTCCAAAGGAAATCATGTCTGCCCAGCTCCGCACAGCTTACGATTGGGTGCGCGAGAGGTATGCTCTTGCAGGGCACAAGTACGAGGAGTCCCTGAAAATCAAGCAAGACTTCTATGAAGGCCTTCTTGCTCTAGGCCAGCAACACTTTGAGACTGCAAAGCTTCATTGGTCGTTTGCATTGGCAGACAAGGTTGACCTGTCTGTCTGGGATTCTTCAGAGACATTCAAGCTTTTTGATAGTGCTGAGGAGAAAATGAGGGCTGCAACAGACATGTGGGAGAAAGTGGAAGAACAGAGAATGTTAGACTTAAAAACACCTGGCGCGAGTGACAAGGATGAGGTattgaagaaaagaagaaaacaACACAGTGCAGATGGTCAAGGGGAGTTGACACCAGATGAGGCAGCTGAGCAGGCAGCGGTAATGAGGCAACAGATCCACCTATTCTGGGGCAATATGCTTTTTGAGCGCTctcaagtggaattcaaacttagTGTTGGTGATTGGAAGAAGAATCTCGATGCTTCTGTCGAAAGGTTTAAGCTGGCTGGAGCTTCAGAATCAGATATCTCCACAGTGCTCAAGAATCATTTTTCAAACACAGTCTCTGAGTCCGGAGAGAAGAATGTCGCACCTTCAGGCACAGAAAGCTCCCAAACAAGCGAAAACATCGATGATGAGTCTGTTGTTGAAAGCTAA